A portion of the Bactrocera neohumeralis isolate Rockhampton chromosome 2, APGP_CSIRO_Bneo_wtdbg2-racon-allhic-juicebox.fasta_v2, whole genome shotgun sequence genome contains these proteins:
- the LOC126751352 gene encoding odorant receptor 83a-like, translated as MSSNEEKQSPDISATVQEGCSTCRMQRRDMFKCIRWHLWFSAMYRLPLERYFPARLRFLAVTLDWTYELFLYLTLLHIDILFMCTIYLHQDKGDLELIVNCMIQTIIYTWAIVAKVFFKRIQPKRVKELMRYLNEECRTRSAAGFTYVTFKESVDLSSRWTTVFLICCYAGVTFWLFVPIFNQDRSLPLACWYPFDYKVPIVYEFIYFLQTVGQLQIAAAFGCTSAFYVLIALIFSGQFDILNCSLKNILATTYTILKKPKSELILLREEQSIADYELNQYYIAKEYSTDCDCIPHFLDVKTPKPEHFYEGFKIALRPCIAHHRYILHGLKMLEDLYSYLSFLKYLEVTLLVCLVAFVCLQRSPWHLHSGEIKQDALFFILNAQRPFRLTGGKMYNLNLKMFRNMDLRQPQPK; from the exons ATGTCATCGAATGAAGAAAAGCAAAGTCCTGATATTTCCGCAACGGTACAAGAAGGATGTTCGACGTGCAGAATGCAACGACGCGATATGTTCAAATGTATTCGTTGGCATTTATGGTTCTCTGCCATGTATCGCCTACCACTAGAACGTTATTTTCCTGCTCGTCTGCGGTTTCTCGCCGTTACTTTGGATTGGACTTACGaactgtttttatatttaacattgCTACATATCGACATACTCTTTATGTGCACCATATATCTGCATCAGGATAAAGGTGATCTGGAACTGATAGTGAATTGTATGATCCAGACGATCATCTATACGTGGGCAATAGTCGCAAAGGTCTTCTTTAAACGCATCCAACCCAAACGTGTAAAAGAGCTAATGCGCTATTTGAACGAGGAATGTCGAACGCGGTCAGCTGCTGGATTCACCTACGTTACATTTAAGGAGAGCGTCGATTTGTCGAGCAGGTGGACTACGGTATTTCTGATTTGCTGTTATGCTGGCGTTACTTTCTGGCTTTTCGTACCCATCTTTAATCAGGATCGCAGCTTGCCACTGGCCTGCTGGTATCCCTTCGATTATAAG gtaCCCATAGTTTACGAGTTCATTTACTTTCTACAAACTGTGGGTCAGCTTCAAATTGCTGCTGCCTTCGGCTGTACGAGTGCTTTCTATGTGCTGATAGCGTTGATCTTCTCTGGTCAATTCGATATACTTAACTGCAGTCTGAAGAATATTTTGGCTACTACATACACAATTCTAAAAAAACCGAAATCGGAACTCAT TTTACTGAGAGAAGAACAAAGCATCGCCGACTATGAGCTGAATCAATATTACATCGCCAAGGAATACAGCACTGACTGCGACTGCATACCACATTTTTTGGACGTGAAAACACCGAAACCCGAACATTTCTACGAAGGTTTCAAAATCGCCCTTAGACCTTGCATTGCTCATCATCGTTATATATTGCACGGCCTAAAAATGTTGGAGGACCTCTACAGTTATCTGTCGTTTCTCAAATATCTTGAAGTGACACTGCTAGTTTGCCTAGTCGCATTTGTTTG CCTTCAACGTAGCCCATGGCACTTGCATTCTGGTGAAATAAAACAGGATGCTTTATTCTTTATACTCAACGCCCAGCGTCCTTTCCGCTTGACCGGTGGCAAGATGTACAACTTAAATTTGAAGATGTTTCG AAATATGGATCTGAGACAACCACAgccaaaataa
- the LOC126767964 gene encoding alpha-tocopherol transfer protein-like, with protein sequence MMLIQPTPQQRISIREELREPENQSDIDRDIKLIREWLDTQPHLPKDMDDGRLATFLRGCKFSLEKVKKKLDMYYTMRNAVPEFFANRDINRPELAMVLDYLHCPTLPGLTPNGRRITFVRGIDVDFQAQHINDAAKVALMIGDIRLLEEKVGIAGDIFIVDATLASAHHFAKFTPTVIKKFLIAVQEAYPVKVKEVHVFNISPLVDTIFNFVRPFVKEKIRNRITFHSNIESLYKAVPRDLLPDEYGGKAGSVVELNQQWKKKLEEYTPWFKEQEGKKANEALRPGSPKTSDDLFGMEGTFRQLNID encoded by the exons ATGATGCTCATCCAGCCTACACCTCAACAACGCATCTCCATTCGTGAGGAACTACGCGAACCCGAAAACCAATCGGATATCGATCGTGACATCAAACTCATACGCGAATGGTTGGACACACAACCGCATCTGCCCAAGGATATGGACGATGGCCGTTTGGCCACATTCTTGCGTGGCTGCAAATTCAGTTTGGAGAAGGTGAAAAAGAAGCTCGACATGTACTATACAATGCGTAATGCCGTACCGGAATTCTTCGCCAATCGTGATATTAATCGGCCAGAATTGGCGATGGTCTTGGATTACTT ACACTGCCCAACTTTACCTGGTCTCACGCCCAACGGTCGCCGCATCACTTTCGTTCGCGGCATTGATGTCGACTTTCAGGCGCAGCACATTAACGATGCCGCCAAGGTGGCGCTCATGATCGGCGACATTCGCCTGTTGGAGGAGAAAGTCGGCATTGCCGGTGATATTTTCATTGTCGATGCTACGCTGGCTTCGGCACATCATTTTGCCAAATTCACGCCTACTGTGATTAAAAAATTCCTCATTGCGGTGCAGGAGGCATACCCGGTGAAGGTGAAGGAGGTACATGTGTTCAATATTTCCCCATTGGTAGATACGATCTTCAACTTTGTGCGCCCCTTCGTTAAGGAGAAGATACGCAATCGTATCACTTTCCACAGCAACATCGAAAGCTTGTACAAGGCGGTGCCACGTGACTTGTTGCCCGACGAATATGGCGGCAAAGCTGGTTCGGTGGTCGAATTGAATCAACAATGGAAGAAGAAGTTGGAGGAATACACACCTTGGTTCAAAGAGCAGGAGGGCAAGAAGGCCAACGAAGCGTTGCGTCCCGGCTCACCGAAGACCAGTGACGATTTGTTCGGTATGGAGGGCACCTTCCGACAACTGAACATCGATTAG